A window of Xyrauchen texanus isolate HMW12.3.18 chromosome 10, RBS_HiC_50CHRs, whole genome shotgun sequence contains these coding sequences:
- the LOC127650914 gene encoding uncharacterized protein LOC127650914 isoform X2, producing the protein MSKLQVLNVFLTERLTLAAQDIFKAVEDIFADYNEEICRSRREIELLKRRLQEAAARCDSESQPCTSETQALKYSQTFSDEQWRSEHDGKDTEMHVKLKVFTKQEENRVQMPVCNQNTSLLPCMDVDRDQMVSKDVATHKMENRETNLTFINESAQIKNEPEPSPETGSTCQAQHFTRYSSDDTEDSDASSNSIKMEGSHIGFPTHKTQPHELPNRNQEMLTQHRTERSQIRERISAKMSARLRVIIDGKIHKLVLPRGIPQTVPDLKYLVQETFMLDRDFCLHFMDSDFEGHFFSLMDTDEIKDKDTIKVVFVEPQPVMTMTLQECLSSIGQETDHYSTMPNEYISSSGSRDPGMLFSPESTSSSSLRSHPWPAQFEVPCFAFDTELILKAGNEAYMKDGSLLSNPSVKSDILEKLAESIFEYTAYPSSAQREQVVEALVQKHPCLKEPGSLNGLYGWNTRLKYKMGNYRAKIRSIGCPELDANSIKRKAIDERTPAKNIKKPKKAEVNYLPPHPHGETDETLEKERVELLNAVKKRDNNQTLCLKMQKTFSYRRKEIILQSLPVAHLKARWPALFQPSQIEEEFQRITTIRLQSTFMQKLDLYTPKLLNMFQKKGGAAGGKISKTMDLLYMICSFDRATPLIEEGTSLSVASSHTSVRKWKT; encoded by the exons ATGTCTAAACTGCAGGTTTTAAACGTTTTTCTGACAGAGAGGTTAACATTGGCCGCCCAGGATATTTTTAAGGCGGTTGAAGACATATTTGCAGACTATAATGAGGAGATTTGTCGCTCCAGACGGGAGATAGAGCTGCTGAAGAGACGACTGCAGGAGGCTGCAGCTCGGTGTGATTCTG AATCACAGCCCTGCACCTCTGAGACTCAAGCACTGAAATACTCACAGACGTTTTCAGATGAGCAGTGGAGATCTGAACATGACGGGAAGGATACAGAGATGCATGTAAAACTTAAGGTCTTTACAAAGCAGGAGGAGAATAGAGTGCAGATGCCTGTGTGCAATCAGAACACATCCTTGTTGCCATGTATGGACGTTGACCGTGATCAGATGGTCAGCAAAGACGTTGCAACTCACAAGATGGAAAACCGCGAGACAAATTTGACCTTCATCAACGAGTCTGCTCAGATTAAGAATGAACCTGAGCCTAGTCCTGAAACTGGTAGCACCTGTCAGGCACAGCACTTCACAAGATACAGCTCGGATGATACAGAAGACAGTGATGCATCCAGCAACAGCATCAAAATGGAAGGTAGCCACATTGGCTTCCCTACTCATAAGACACAACCGCATGAA TTGCCCAACAGAAATCAAGAGATGTTGACACAGCATAGGACTGAGCGGTCGCAAATTAGAGAGAG GATCTCTGCCAAGATGTCTGCCAGGCTACGGGTAATTATAGATGGTAAAATCCACAAGCTTGTCTTGCCACGTGGAATCCCTCAAACTGTACCTGATCTGAAATATCTGGTACAAGAAACATTCATGCTTGACAGGGATTTCTGCCTACACTTTATGGACTCTGATTTTGAgggtcattttttttctttgatggaCACTGATGAAATTAAAGACAAAGACACAATCAAAGTTGTTTTCGTAGAACCCCAGCCTGTAATGACAATGactcttcaggagtgcttgagtTCCATTGGCCAGGAAACTGATCATTACTCCACTATGCCAAATGAATACATCAGCTCATCGGGATCCCGAGACCCAGGCATGTTATTCTCACCTGAGAGTACTTCGAGTTCTTCCCTTcgttctcatccttggcccgctCAATTCGAGGTACCTTGCTTTGCATTTGACACCGAGCTCATTCTTAAAGCTGGCAATGAGGCATACATGAAAGATGGAAGTTTGCTCAGCAATCCAAGTGTCAAATCTGATATTCTGGAAAAACTTGCTGAAAGCATTTTTGAGTACACCGCATATCCTTCCAGTGCTCAAAGGGAGCAGGTTGTCGAAGCCTTGGTACAAAAGCACCCGTGCCTTAAGGAGCCTGGATCCTTAAATGGCTTATATGGATGGAATACCAGACTTAAGTACAAGATGGGCAATTACAGAGCAAAGATCAGGTCCATAGGTTGCCCCGAACTTGATGCAAACAGCATTAAGAGAAAAGCCATAGATGAGAGAACTCCAGCCAAGAACATTAAAAAACCAAAGAAGGCAGAGGTGAATTACCTACCACCACATCCCCATGGTGAAACTGATGAGACCCTGGAAAAGGAGCGTGTGGAGCTTCTGAATGCGGTTAAGAAGAGGGACAACAACCAAACTCTCTGTCTGAAAATGCAAAAGACCTTCTCTTACCGCAGAAAAGAGATCATTTTACAAAGCCTTCCTGTGGCTCATCTTAAAGCAAGATGGCCGGCTTTATTTCAGCCCTCACAG ATTGAAGAAGAATTCCAAAGGATTACTACAATCCGACTGCAATCCACATTCATGCAGAAATTAGACCTCTACACCCCAAAGCTGCTGAACATGTTCCAAAAAAAGGGTGGTGCGGCAGGAGGGAAAATCAGCAAGACCATGGATTTGCTCTATATG ATTTGCTCTTTTGATAGAGCAACACCATTGATAGAAGAAGGCACGTCGTTATCAGTAGCCTCATCACATACCTCGGTGAGAAAGTGGAAAACCTGA